The proteins below come from a single Acidobacteriota bacterium genomic window:
- a CDS encoding ribonuclease HII: MKRREELAGLTLAEIGSLIEGLDPPGLDRVLPALETDPRAGVRRLAARARARALARARELQRLAAMRRFECELRLEGYRLIAGVDEAGMAPLAGPVVAAAVILPEGYLLEGLDDSKKIPSAQKRGALASRIRADAVCWNSGRAEPEEIDALNIYRAGLLAMQRALSGLACPPDFALVDARTIPAAGCPQRGLVHGDSLSLSIAAASVIAKTLRDGEMEEMDRLYPGYGFASHKGYPTPEHLEALERLGPLPIHRKSFAPVRAALGGEAVQKNLF, encoded by the coding sequence GTGAAACGACGCGAAGAACTGGCGGGGCTGACGCTCGCCGAAATCGGATCGCTGATCGAGGGACTCGACCCCCCCGGGCTTGATCGGGTGCTGCCGGCGCTCGAGACCGACCCCCGGGCCGGGGTGCGGCGCCTGGCCGCGAGAGCCCGCGCCCGCGCCCTCGCGCGAGCCAGGGAGCTCCAGCGGCTCGCCGCGATGCGGCGCTTCGAGTGCGAACTCCGCCTGGAGGGCTACCGCCTCATCGCCGGGGTGGACGAAGCGGGGATGGCGCCGCTGGCTGGGCCGGTGGTGGCCGCGGCCGTCATCCTTCCCGAAGGGTACCTGCTGGAGGGGCTCGACGACTCCAAGAAAATCCCGAGCGCGCAAAAACGCGGCGCGCTCGCCTCGAGGATCCGGGCCGACGCCGTCTGCTGGAACTCGGGCCGGGCGGAACCGGAGGAGATCGACGCGCTCAACATCTATCGCGCGGGGCTCCTGGCCATGCAGCGGGCGCTTTCCGGCCTGGCCTGCCCGCCCGATTTCGCCCTGGTGGACGCACGCACGATCCCCGCCGCCGGGTGCCCCCAGCGCGGGCTCGTCCACGGCGACTCCCTCTCGCTCAGCATCGCGGCGGCCAGCGTGATCGCCAAGACCCTGCGCGACGGGGAGATGGAGGAAATGGACCGGCTGTACCCGGGGTACGGGTTCGCCTCCCACAAGGGGTACCCGACCCCCGAGCACCTCGAGGCGCTCGAGCGGCTCGGCCCGCTGCCGATCCACAGAAAAAGCTTCGCCCCCGTGCGCGCGGCGCTCGGGGGCGAAGCGGTACAGAAAAACCTATTCTGA
- a CDS encoding NAD(P)-dependent alcohol dehydrogenase — MKIKAAVVREKGGPFLLEEIELDEPRDDEILVRIVSSGLCHTDLVARMQYLPIPLPGVFGHEGAGIVEKVGAQVTKVKPGDHVATSYMSCGVCPACTMARPGWCTEFRRLNFGGRRSDGTATMKKGGETVYGSFFGQSTFATHALVTERNTVKVRPDVPLEILSPMGCGIQTGAGGVFNSLKPEPGSNIVVFGIGPVGLSAIMAAVISGCTSIIAVDIQEGRLQLAKEFGATDVINSSQADAVEEIRKLTGGGAQYTLECTGIPAVFRQSVDCLRMGGVCGLIGVAPVGVEAKLEMQTILDGRTIKGVVEGDSVSELFIPQLIEFYRLGRFPFDRLLTFYPFDKINEAVEDAEKGKVMKAVLKP; from the coding sequence ATGAAGATCAAAGCAGCCGTAGTGCGCGAAAAGGGTGGACCGTTTCTCCTCGAGGAGATCGAACTGGACGAGCCGAGGGATGACGAGATCCTGGTGCGCATCGTCAGTTCCGGCCTTTGCCATACGGACCTGGTGGCGCGCATGCAGTACCTGCCCATACCCCTTCCCGGCGTGTTCGGGCATGAGGGCGCCGGAATTGTCGAGAAGGTCGGAGCCCAGGTGACCAAGGTGAAACCGGGCGACCACGTGGCCACCAGCTACATGTCCTGCGGTGTCTGCCCCGCGTGTACGATGGCCCGGCCGGGCTGGTGCACCGAGTTCAGACGGTTGAATTTCGGCGGGCGCCGCAGCGACGGGACCGCGACCATGAAAAAGGGGGGGGAGACCGTCTACGGCTCCTTCTTCGGCCAGTCCACCTTCGCCACCCACGCCCTGGTGACCGAGCGCAACACGGTCAAGGTGCGGCCGGACGTGCCGCTGGAGATCCTCAGCCCGATGGGCTGCGGCATCCAGACCGGAGCGGGCGGCGTTTTCAATTCGCTGAAACCCGAACCGGGATCGAACATCGTCGTCTTCGGGATCGGCCCCGTGGGCCTCAGCGCCATCATGGCGGCCGTGATCTCGGGCTGCACGAGCATCATCGCGGTCGATATCCAGGAGGGGCGGCTCCAGCTCGCCAAGGAATTCGGCGCTACCGACGTCATCAATTCGTCGCAGGCGGACGCGGTGGAGGAAATCCGCAAGCTGACCGGCGGCGGGGCCCAGTACACCCTGGAATGCACCGGAATTCCCGCGGTGTTCCGGCAGTCGGTCGATTGCCTCCGGATGGGGGGCGTCTGCGGCCTGATCGGGGTGGCCCCCGTCGGGGTGGAGGCGAAGCTGGAGATGCAGACCATTCTCGACGGGCGCACCATCAAGGGCGTCGTGGAGGGGGACAGCGTGAGCGAGCTCTTCATTCCCCAGCTGATCGAATTCTACCGGCTCGGCCGGTTCCCCTTCGACCGCCTGCTGACCTTCTACCCGTTCGACAAGATCAACGAAGCGGTCGAGGACGCCGAAAAGGGAAAGGTGATGAAGGCGGTGCTGAAACCGTAA
- the bshA gene encoding N-acetyl-alpha-D-glucosaminyl L-malate synthase BshA, with amino-acid sequence MKIGITCYPTYGGSGIVATELGKELADRGHDIHFISYALPQRLNAARANIQFHEVEVTTYPLFDHAPYTLALAAKMAEVAADHQLDLLHCHYAIPHSVSAYLAKAMLLPRRLRVVTTLHGTDITLVGADRSYLPITRFSIDRSDGVTAVSAYLAEATRRSIGTSHEIEVIPNFIDCGIYAPGDRTALKSHFGPGGEKILIHVSNFRPVKRPVGVVEIFARVEKEIPATLLMVGDGPERGRAEWAAREAGLQRKVHFLGKQDSIEQWIGASDLLLLPSQTESFGLVALEAMACGVPVVASRVGGLPEVVTDGEDGFLVDAGDIPAMAERALRVLADDTLASRMGRSGRLKALERFCASRILPMYEAHYRRVLQSG; translated from the coding sequence GTGAAAATCGGCATCACCTGTTACCCGACCTACGGCGGGAGCGGTATCGTGGCGACCGAACTCGGAAAGGAGCTCGCCGACCGGGGGCATGACATCCATTTCATCAGCTACGCCCTCCCCCAGCGCCTCAACGCGGCGCGCGCGAACATCCAGTTCCACGAGGTGGAGGTCACCACCTACCCCCTTTTCGATCATGCCCCCTACACCCTGGCGCTGGCCGCCAAGATGGCCGAGGTCGCCGCCGACCACCAGCTGGACCTGCTGCACTGCCATTACGCCATCCCCCACTCCGTCAGCGCCTACCTGGCCAAGGCGATGCTCCTGCCGCGCAGGCTCCGGGTCGTGACCACCCTGCACGGGACCGACATCACCCTGGTCGGCGCGGACCGTTCCTACCTGCCGATCACGCGCTTTTCGATCGACCGGTCGGACGGCGTGACGGCCGTCAGCGCCTACCTGGCCGAGGCCACCCGGCGCAGCATCGGGACCTCGCACGAGATCGAAGTCATCCCCAATTTCATCGACTGCGGGATATACGCGCCCGGCGACAGGACGGCGCTGAAGAGCCACTTCGGCCCCGGCGGGGAGAAGATCCTGATCCATGTCTCCAATTTCCGCCCCGTCAAGCGGCCGGTGGGGGTCGTGGAGATTTTCGCGCGCGTCGAGAAGGAGATTCCCGCCACCCTCCTGATGGTGGGAGACGGCCCCGAACGGGGGCGGGCGGAATGGGCCGCGCGCGAGGCGGGATTGCAGCGAAAGGTGCATTTCCTGGGCAAGCAGGACAGCATCGAGCAGTGGATCGGAGCGTCCGATCTCCTGCTCCTTCCCAGTCAGACGGAGTCGTTCGGGCTGGTGGCGCTCGAGGCGATGGCGTGCGGCGTCCCGGTGGTGGCCAGCCGCGTGGGCGGCCTCCCGGAGGTGGTTACGGACGGCGAAGACGGGTTCCTTGTGGATGCCGGGGATATCCCCGCCATGGCCGAGCGCGCCCTCCGCGTCCTGGCCGACGACACCCTCGCCTCCCGCATGGGGCGGAGCGGGCGCCTCAAGGCGCTCGAGCGCTTCTGCGCCTCCCGCATCCTCCCGATGTACGAGGCGCATTACCGCAGGGTGCTGCAATCGGGATGA
- a CDS encoding site-specific integrase → MARKGEGIYKRGNVWWLDCRINGTRHQLPLGKGINRKVALELAAIKRTAILRGEAGIAKKRKDMSFQKAAGEFLAWARANKRPKTTAGYESILRRLGEFFGDKMLSEIHPFLVEKYKQKRLADGAKVGVNRELSRLRTLFNLCIKWGKFEGVNPASRYQRAPESRGRLRFLTEEEEARLLQAAEEPLRSVIILAIHTGLRAQSEALTMTWDCVDFAQKNVTVMDHFAKNGETRTVPLNSTVLAALKALKGRGPGPEVFMVHKGSKRRGDKNWEPYKSFRTAFQSACQRANLSGVTPHVLRHTFASRLVMRGADLRTVQELGGWKSLNMVQRYAHLSQEHKRNAVELLVENSTTIFTNAGESTGTPETRNVKSVNSLGR, encoded by the coding sequence ATGGCACGAAAAGGGGAAGGCATCTACAAGCGCGGCAATGTCTGGTGGCTCGACTGCCGGATCAATGGCACCCGGCACCAGCTACCATTAGGGAAAGGCATCAATCGCAAGGTGGCGCTGGAACTGGCGGCAATCAAGCGGACCGCGATCCTGCGCGGGGAAGCCGGGATTGCCAAGAAACGTAAGGATATGTCCTTCCAGAAGGCCGCAGGGGAGTTTCTGGCGTGGGCGCGGGCCAACAAGCGCCCGAAGACCACGGCGGGATATGAGAGCATCCTGCGCCGGTTGGGGGAGTTTTTCGGGGATAAGATGCTTTCCGAGATCCACCCCTTTCTGGTGGAGAAGTACAAGCAAAAGAGGCTGGCCGATGGGGCCAAGGTAGGGGTAAACCGGGAGCTTTCCCGGCTCCGGACCCTGTTCAATCTCTGCATCAAGTGGGGCAAATTTGAGGGGGTGAATCCCGCCAGCCGATACCAGCGGGCACCCGAAAGCCGGGGGCGGCTCCGGTTCCTGACCGAGGAAGAGGAAGCACGGCTGCTACAGGCGGCAGAGGAACCCCTCCGGAGCGTCATCATCCTGGCAATCCATACGGGCCTTCGGGCGCAGTCCGAGGCGCTCACCATGACGTGGGATTGCGTAGACTTCGCGCAGAAGAACGTCACCGTAATGGACCACTTCGCCAAGAACGGGGAGACCCGGACCGTACCCCTTAATTCGACCGTCCTAGCGGCCCTGAAAGCCCTGAAGGGCAGGGGTCCCGGACCCGAGGTATTCATGGTCCACAAGGGCAGTAAACGCCGGGGGGATAAGAACTGGGAGCCCTACAAAAGCTTTAGAACGGCCTTTCAAAGCGCCTGTCAACGTGCTAACCTTTCGGGCGTTACGCCGCACGTCCTCCGGCATACGTTTGCAAGCCGGTTGGTTATGCGGGGGGCCGATCTCCGGACGGTCCAGGAACTGGGAGGGTGGAAGAGCTTGAATATGGTTCAACGATACGCGCACCTCAGCCAGGAGCACAAGCGCAACGCTGTAGAACTGCTCGTCGAGAATTCCACTACGATTTTCACTAATGCAGGGGAATCGACCGGCACCCCGGAAACCCGTAACGTCAAGTCTGTGAATAGTTTGGGCCGTTAG
- a CDS encoding TerB family tellurite resistance protein, translated as MSLFDLFRRGARSEDPSSPETATVRKIIQALDQLEPARAKFLAAFAYLLSRAARADLEISPEETGVMERIVSRQGGLPDEQAAFVIQLAKTQNILFGATENYLVTREFNAIATHEEKMHLLDCIYAVAAADGSVSTVEDNEISQIADELRIEHPDFISVRTRYRGQLAVLQDGGQND; from the coding sequence ATGTCCCTATTCGACCTGTTTCGGCGCGGCGCCCGGTCCGAGGACCCCTCCTCGCCGGAAACGGCCACGGTCCGGAAGATCATCCAGGCCCTCGATCAGCTGGAACCCGCGCGCGCCAAGTTTCTCGCCGCCTTCGCCTACCTGCTCAGCCGCGCGGCCAGGGCGGACCTGGAGATCAGCCCCGAGGAAACCGGCGTGATGGAGAGGATCGTGAGCCGGCAGGGGGGGCTTCCGGACGAACAGGCGGCGTTTGTCATCCAGCTGGCCAAGACGCAGAACATCCTGTTCGGCGCGACCGAAAATTATCTCGTAACGCGCGAGTTCAACGCGATCGCCACCCACGAGGAAAAGATGCACCTCCTCGACTGCATCTATGCCGTGGCCGCCGCCGACGGTTCGGTGTCCACCGTCGAGGACAACGAGATCAGCCAGATCGCCGATGAACTCCGGATCGAGCACCCGGATTTCATTTCGGTGAGGACACGCTACCGCGGGCAGCTGGCGGTGCTGCAGGACGGCGGGCAGAACGATTGA
- a CDS encoding MFS transporter — protein sequence MEQQVLKKGYENRMVIILSLAFGFVMFDRLAIANLQTFIMEDLNITYTQLGLATSVFSFSWSIIGLFGSYIADTRVSRKKLLAILVFCFSVCSMLTGLVTGFAMLLAVRLLMGAFEGPVMPVSQSFIIPQSSPHRRGMNMGLMQVSAVGLISSMLGPLIQVALAESIGWRAAFVVTIIPGIVISLLIWKFLVNPVTSINVHETGAEKPKEKINYLEIFRNRNVILSIIGTLFLLCWYFCVLTYGPGYLTKVKGLTDTQMSWVMSSFGVGAILWGVLIPRLSDRYGRKPLVAIASLLGVIAPLGMVYAPASVPLLMFIAFIGWGGTGVNALMQSTIPAESGDPRFVSTIIGSNQLTGELLGATLGAILCGIVADKYGLTAVMYICAACIGVCFLVGLFYRESAPLVVARRKAAA from the coding sequence GTGGAGCAGCAGGTGCTGAAAAAGGGCTATGAAAATCGGATGGTGATCATTCTCTCCCTGGCATTCGGCTTTGTCATGTTCGACCGCCTGGCCATCGCCAATCTGCAGACCTTCATCATGGAGGACCTGAACATCACCTACACCCAGCTCGGGCTGGCGACTTCGGTGTTCTCGTTTTCCTGGTCCATCATCGGCCTGTTCGGCAGCTACATCGCCGACACCCGGGTGTCGCGCAAAAAACTGCTGGCGATCCTGGTCTTCTGCTTTTCGGTCTGTTCCATGCTCACGGGCCTGGTGACGGGATTCGCGATGCTCCTTGCGGTGCGCCTGCTGATGGGGGCGTTCGAGGGGCCGGTCATGCCCGTTTCCCAGAGTTTCATCATTCCCCAGTCGTCCCCCCACCGGAGGGGAATGAACATGGGATTGATGCAGGTTTCGGCGGTCGGTTTGATCTCGTCGATGCTCGGCCCCCTCATCCAGGTCGCCCTGGCCGAATCGATCGGTTGGAGGGCCGCCTTCGTCGTCACGATCATCCCGGGGATCGTCATTTCCCTCCTGATCTGGAAATTCCTGGTGAATCCGGTCACGTCCATTAACGTCCATGAAACCGGAGCGGAAAAACCCAAAGAGAAGATCAACTATCTCGAAATCTTCAGGAACAGAAATGTGATTCTGTCGATCATCGGGACGCTCTTTCTGCTCTGCTGGTACTTCTGCGTTCTCACCTACGGGCCCGGCTACCTGACGAAAGTCAAAGGGCTCACCGACACCCAGATGAGCTGGGTGATGTCCAGCTTCGGGGTCGGGGCCATTCTCTGGGGAGTGCTGATTCCGCGCCTGTCCGACAGGTACGGCCGCAAGCCGTTGGTCGCGATCGCCTCGCTTTTGGGCGTGATCGCCCCCCTCGGCATGGTCTACGCTCCCGCCAGCGTCCCGCTCCTCATGTTCATCGCATTCATCGGCTGGGGCGGCACGGGAGTCAACGCCCTGATGCAGTCCACCATTCCGGCCGAATCGGGCGACCCGCGCTTCGTTTCGACCATCATCGGCTCCAACCAGCTGACGGGCGAGTTGCTCGGAGCCACGCTGGGCGCGATCCTGTGCGGCATCGTGGCCGACAAATACGGGCTCACGGCGGTCATGTACATCTGTGCGGCCTGTATCGGCGTCTGCTTTTTGGTCGGCCTGTTTTACCGCGAATCCGCCCCGCTGGTGGTCGCCCGGAGAAAGGCCGCCGCCTGA
- a CDS encoding rhodanese-like domain-containing protein: MKIKALVVLMLTVFLLPATGVRAGEENVVLPEIPRISVEDLKQMVDEGGDFVVVDVRDAGSYTAGHIKGAVNIHYDSTADPMERQMMLLALPMDKLIVTYCDCTDDASSATIADELYILGYEREKIKVLSGGSLRWVELGYPMVPSN; the protein is encoded by the coding sequence ATGAAGATCAAAGCTTTGGTTGTCCTGATGCTGACGGTGTTTCTCCTCCCCGCGACCGGGGTCCGGGCGGGGGAGGAAAATGTGGTGCTCCCGGAAATCCCCCGGATCTCGGTGGAAGACCTCAAACAAATGGTCGACGAGGGGGGGGACTTCGTCGTGGTGGACGTGCGGGACGCCGGCAGTTACACCGCCGGCCACATCAAGGGGGCCGTCAACATCCATTACGATTCCACCGCCGATCCCATGGAGCGGCAGATGATGCTTCTGGCCCTGCCGATGGACAAGCTGATCGTCACCTACTGCGACTGCACCGATGACGCCAGCAGCGCCACCATCGCCGACGAGCTGTACATCCTCGGCTACGAGCGGGAAAAGATCAAGGTGCTGAGCGGCGGTTCGCTGCGCTGGGTGGAACTCGGTTACCCCATGGTGCCGAGCAACTGA
- a CDS encoding SDR family oxidoreductase — MRLDGKVALITGGGRGIGAAIAKRFVDDGAKIVISDVRAELLDEVVQNLKPGMAKACAGDVTKWEDVQKMVDATVDFGGKIDILVNNAGIDPGGSIVDIDIDLWKKILDVNLNGPFYCMRAAIPHMIQQGGGSIVSIASLAGVRCLPSMPAYCASKGGLMQLARQAALEYGPKGIRSNLVAPGATRTEMLVNAMAGLSKAIKKDAFEVLTESVPLRRGAMPEEITGAVSFLASDDASFINGAFLLVDGGAAIVDVSGASVAKAGAGWGV; from the coding sequence ATGAGACTTGACGGTAAAGTGGCACTGATCACGGGAGGCGGCAGGGGCATCGGCGCCGCGATCGCAAAACGGTTCGTGGACGACGGGGCCAAGATCGTCATCAGCGACGTGCGGGCCGAACTCCTCGACGAGGTGGTCCAGAACCTGAAGCCCGGCATGGCCAAGGCCTGCGCCGGCGACGTCACCAAATGGGAAGACGTGCAGAAGATGGTGGACGCCACGGTGGACTTCGGCGGCAAGATCGACATCCTGGTCAACAACGCGGGGATCGATCCCGGCGGGAGCATCGTGGACATCGACATCGACCTCTGGAAGAAGATCCTGGACGTCAACCTGAACGGCCCCTTCTACTGCATGCGGGCGGCCATCCCCCACATGATCCAGCAGGGGGGCGGATCGATCGTCAGCATCGCCTCGCTGGCGGGCGTGCGCTGCCTCCCCTCGATGCCGGCCTATTGCGCCTCCAAGGGGGGCCTGATGCAGCTGGCGCGGCAGGCGGCCCTCGAATACGGGCCGAAGGGGATCCGGAGCAACCTGGTAGCCCCCGGCGCCACCAGGACGGAGATGCTGGTGAACGCGATGGCGGGGTTGTCGAAAGCCATCAAGAAGGACGCCTTCGAAGTGCTGACCGAGAGCGTGCCCCTGCGCCGCGGCGCGATGCCGGAGGAGATCACCGGCGCGGTTTCCTTCCTCGCCAGCGACGACGCCTCCTTCATCAACGGCGCGTTCCTGCTCGTGGACGGCGGAGCCGCGATCGTGGACGTCTCGGGTGCTTCCGTGGCCAAGGCCGGAGCGGGTTGGGGAGTGTAG
- a CDS encoding lipid-binding SYLF domain-containing protein yields MTRSWIAAAAILLILAPLSLAQEKEQERLEQCGMVMKEILDVPDAIPAELLDKAECVVVFPSVKKFAIGIGASYGRGAMICRGGADYTGPWGVPALYALEGANVGFQLGGQATDFVLLIMNSKGARSVLNSKVKLGADAAAAAGPKGRTATAATDVVLKAEILSYSRSRGLFAGVSLEGSTLRSDGGANENLYRKELDAEEIILKGAVPMPPSARTLADVLNRKSPKNLSE; encoded by the coding sequence ATGACCCGATCGTGGATAGCAGCAGCAGCCATTCTCCTGATTCTCGCTCCCCTCTCGCTGGCGCAGGAAAAGGAACAGGAGCGACTGGAACAATGCGGCATGGTTATGAAGGAAATCCTGGACGTGCCCGACGCCATCCCGGCCGAACTGCTCGACAAGGCGGAATGCGTCGTGGTCTTTCCATCGGTAAAGAAATTCGCCATCGGAATCGGCGCCAGCTACGGCAGGGGGGCCATGATCTGCCGCGGCGGGGCCGATTACACCGGTCCCTGGGGGGTCCCGGCCCTGTACGCCCTCGAGGGGGCGAATGTCGGCTTCCAGCTCGGCGGGCAGGCCACGGATTTCGTGCTCCTGATCATGAACAGCAAGGGGGCCAGATCGGTGCTCAACAGCAAGGTCAAGCTGGGCGCCGATGCCGCGGCCGCCGCCGGCCCCAAGGGGCGCACCGCGACCGCCGCCACCGATGTGGTCCTGAAGGCCGAAATCCTCAGCTACTCCCGCTCCCGCGGGCTGTTCGCCGGCGTCTCCCTGGAAGGCTCGACGCTGCGCTCCGACGGGGGCGCGAACGAGAACCTCTACCGCAAGGAGCTCGACGCCGAGGAGATCATCCTGAAGGGAGCGGTGCCCATGCCCCCGTCGGCAAGGACCCTGGCCGACGTCCTCAACCGGAAGTCGCCGAAGAATCTTTCGGAGTAA